One Spinacia oleracea cultivar Varoflay chromosome 4, BTI_SOV_V1, whole genome shotgun sequence DNA segment encodes these proteins:
- the LOC110797122 gene encoding uncharacterized protein gives MAEMVIHCLPHRNPHIGLKQRFHDIHTDSGLPNHYNYGTPDGRWRYDMEIMTTILEMAEDCFDYGKMVESIHNTEFSSDTETQMDEDSDDDVVEIENFNPIILEPTIEISSDTEVEPETNDEVNSELKQNNEDMEYESDPEEDLDDFDDPNDQDFTQSTTKRELIVEMTLVFKDFSNVIVSAYFRMYYFLIEVIKV, from the coding sequence ATGGCCGaaatggttattcattgtttgccccataggAACCCACACATAGGTCTGAAGCAACGATTTCATGATATACATACGGACAGTGGCCTTCCTAATCACTACAattatggtactccagatggtaggtGGAGGTATGACATGGAGATTATGACCACTATTCTAGAGATGGCGGAAGACTGTTTTGATTATGGAAAGATGGTTGAAAGTATCCACAACACAGAGTTTAGTAGTGATACGGAAACccagatggatgaggatagtgatgatgatgttgttgagattgaaaaCTTTAATCCTATCATTCTTGAACCtactattgagatctctagcGACACTGAAGTTGAGCCTGAGACTAATGATGAAGTGAACAGTGAGTTAAAACAgaataatgaggatatggaATATGAATCTGATCCGGAGGAAGACTTGGATGACTTTGACGATCCTAATGACCAAGACTTTACCCAGAGCACTACAAAGAGAGAATTGATCGTCGAGATGACTCTAGTATTTAAAGACTTTTCTAATGTAATTGTTAGTGCTTATTTTAGGATGTATTATTTTctcattgaagtaataaaagtTTAG